The Coffea arabica cultivar ET-39 chromosome 2c, Coffea Arabica ET-39 HiFi, whole genome shotgun sequence genome includes the window TGCAATCTCCTCCGCTTCCGGCTGGGGTGAAATTAAGAGATCCGGTTGCTGAACAGGCTTTGCATGAGCATGAAATTCCGGGTCCGGCTTTGGATGACAGAGTGATCGGGTCGGATTCGATCCAGAAGCACATTCAGGATCTTCAGAGGTTGAGAATTGAAGAGCAGCAGGGGTTGTACCGCAGGCAGAGCGACGATAATCTCGCAGGAGGGTATCCCGTGGGAGGCGGGGGTGAGTATTACGTTCAGAAGGTCCCGGAGAAGGTTTCTCCGGTCTCCGTGCCCGGAACCATGGCCATACCGACGGCAGGATACTGGCCGCCTGAGAAGCAAGTGGCAGGTGGGGTTTTCCCGGCGAGTACTTTCGGCACAGACCAGCAAGTATACATGATCCCAGCTCCGGCGGGAGCGTACCACCCGCAGATGGTAAGACCGGTGACTGGGCCCACGGGGCAAGGGTACTACACCGTTCAGAGGGTGCCAGAGATGTACCgggagcagcagcagcagccgtACAATGTTGCACAGCAGATGGGGGCTCCGGTACAGTCCGTTGCGGCGCCGCCGCCTAGCCATTCCCCTCAAGGACCGCCCACCAAAGTAACAGCAGGAGGAGGAGGGGGGGCTTACACAGACGGATATGGGATGGTGAGGCCGGCGACGTCAGGCGGAGTTGGGGTGACGGAGACGGGGTACGGACAGGTGGCGTACGATAGTGGACTTGGGAGACAGGTGTACTATCCAGCGCAGGGAGGCGTAAATGTAATGGGGGGCCCATCACCACAAGCACCACCACCACAAGCACAACAATATCATCATGCCATGGCTGCTTCCACTGCTGCTGCTACCATGGGTGACGTCAGAGCGCTAAATCAGGAAGCGGGTAAGGTTGTTCCGAAGGCTA containing:
- the LOC113726561 gene encoding uncharacterized protein codes for the protein METYPYQPSYPDSGDSSPRSREIDFENPAPWEDSQNPQQSLASKVKFMCSYGGKIHPRPHDNLLSYVGGETKILAVDRNITFASLIAKLSSLCDCASVSFKYQLPGEDLDALISVTNDDDLEHMMHEYDRLYRASPKPARLRLFLFPASPAPPSQSPTVVGARSFGSDDQVIKSEKERFVEALNSGPIQTAPPPSAVAASPPQTANVDFLFGLEKGMVPPPQQQHQHQHQHLQSPPLPAGVKLRDPVAEQALHEHEIPGPALDDRVIGSDSIQKHIQDLQRLRIEEQQGLYRRQSDDNLAGGYPVGGGGEYYVQKVPEKVSPVSVPGTMAIPTAGYWPPEKQVAGGVFPASTFGTDQQVYMIPAPAGAYHPQMVRPVTGPTGQGYYTVQRVPEMYREQQQQPYNVAQQMGAPVQSVAAPPPSHSPQGPPTKVTAGGGGGAYTDGYGMVRPATSGGVGVTETGYGQVAYDSGLGRQVYYPAQGGVNVMGGPSPQAPPPQAQQYHHAMAASTAAATMGDVRALNQEAGKVVPKATQASV